A stretch of the Leptospirillum ferriphilum genome encodes the following:
- a CDS encoding 3-deoxy-D-manno-octulosonic acid transferase — translation MSSSSLCYYRILFLLNRILWPLILPVLFCVWLFSRRSRPYFLERLALSSSRSTLSDSRGGSSGKILFHVASLGEANAATPLIRKLSESFPLVLTATTATGREALKKNFPSLPVSLAPLDLPDLWIPFLKSRNIQKILLFETEIWPAMLLCAMHLGIPAGIVNGRLSTRGFRRMSRFHGFFSRLFGSLKTVVVQSGEDLHRFRSLGVQEQALHLAGNLKWDTPDPLEDRPDRSLLSEWLQRAEKRWGDEDPRPFRLLLSSIHPEETKEILKGLEQGGPYPISFHVLIAPRHLERLPEFRSFLPKSLLVQDRHDMFVMKESDGYPGPFFLSLLDTYGELRDLTALADLVVVGGTFDPVGGHSPIDAAAAGIPLVSGPNVDHIREVAQDLTDGGGMIQLPGADTLSILLLDLMNSPEKRQEMGRKNREVFAARRGALVRTMETLKPFLETQTPGPERKTL, via the coding sequence ATGAGCTCATCCTCTCTCTGTTATTATCGAATCCTCTTTCTTCTCAATCGCATTCTCTGGCCATTGATTCTCCCGGTGCTTTTTTGCGTCTGGCTTTTTTCCCGTCGTTCCCGTCCTTACTTTCTGGAAAGGCTGGCTCTTTCTTCCTCGCGTTCCACGCTCTCGGACTCTCGGGGGGGCTCTTCGGGGAAGATCCTGTTTCATGTGGCCAGCCTGGGAGAGGCGAACGCCGCAACGCCGCTGATCCGGAAACTTTCGGAGTCGTTCCCGCTGGTTCTGACGGCAACGACGGCAACGGGTCGAGAGGCGCTTAAAAAAAATTTTCCCTCTCTTCCGGTTTCCCTGGCTCCGCTGGATCTTCCGGATTTATGGATCCCTTTTCTGAAAAGTCGAAACATTCAGAAAATCCTTCTTTTCGAAACCGAGATTTGGCCTGCGATGTTGCTGTGTGCCATGCATCTCGGGATCCCTGCAGGGATCGTCAACGGCCGCTTGTCGACAAGAGGATTCCGGCGCATGAGCCGTTTCCATGGTTTTTTTTCGCGGCTTTTTGGTTCTCTGAAAACGGTCGTGGTGCAATCCGGGGAAGATCTTCATCGATTCCGGAGTCTGGGAGTTCAAGAACAGGCGCTTCATCTTGCGGGAAATCTCAAATGGGATACTCCGGATCCTCTGGAAGACCGCCCGGACCGGTCTCTTCTTTCCGAATGGCTTCAGAGGGCTGAGAAACGTTGGGGGGATGAGGATCCAAGACCCTTTCGATTGTTATTGTCGTCGATTCATCCGGAAGAAACGAAAGAGATTCTGAAGGGGCTGGAACAAGGGGGCCCTTATCCGATTTCTTTCCATGTGCTGATCGCTCCACGACATCTGGAGCGTCTTCCGGAATTTCGCTCCTTTCTGCCGAAAAGTCTTTTGGTACAGGATCGGCACGACATGTTTGTCATGAAAGAAAGTGACGGTTATCCTGGACCCTTTTTTCTTTCACTTCTCGACACTTACGGGGAATTGAGGGATTTGACTGCTCTCGCTGATCTCGTTGTGGTGGGAGGAACTTTTGACCCTGTCGGAGGACATTCCCCCATCGATGCGGCAGCGGCCGGCATCCCTCTTGTCTCGGGGCCAAATGTTGATCATATTCGAGAAGTGGCTCAGGATCTGACCGATGGAGGGGGGATGATACAATTGCCCGGAGCGGACACACTTTCTATCCTCTTGTTGGATTTGATGAACAGTCCGGAAAAGAGACAGGAAATGGGAAGAAAAAACCGGGAAGTCTTTGCTGCACGACGGGGCGCTCTCGTCCGGACGATGGAGACTCTGAAACCGTTTCTGGAGACACAAACTCCAGGACCAGAAAGAAAAACATTGTGA
- a CDS encoding glycosyltransferase family 2 protein, which translates to MISVVIPFFRSGELLGEAIESVFNQTEKDWELILVDNNASDETRLVAEKYLKKNPGRIRVVHEPRQGNAFARNLGITCAQGDFIAFLDDDDIMYPDRLKLQKSALKNESHASLVYGIIDRVSQDNKKVLLSCVDFSPFKHFIECSSEVQKKIRLNFPDVPPSTFFFAKKIIQKTGSFDTHLTPFFLEDTDFCLSMYQNGDFIKIDEPIIRFRMPSSEFLIKKRKKTLNRYRIIKNQDYFFTKVIRLIQEKKLLEELEVQKALSIWRARWLKEIGMSFLGVKNGVSFGRKLLLSSFKENPKDISVLRHFFRSFKSYEKRFLKYGDVQLLEEEVQKEIEFLMIENLFTGTHSCEFCGLN; encoded by the coding sequence ATGATTTCGGTTGTCATTCCATTTTTTCGATCAGGAGAATTGCTCGGAGAAGCAATAGAATCTGTTTTTAATCAGACGGAAAAAGACTGGGAGCTTATTCTGGTCGATAACAATGCATCCGATGAAACTCGACTAGTTGCAGAGAAATATTTAAAAAAAAATCCCGGTAGGATCCGAGTTGTTCATGAACCCCGGCAAGGGAATGCTTTTGCGCGTAATTTAGGAATTACCTGTGCCCAAGGAGATTTTATTGCTTTTTTAGACGATGATGACATCATGTACCCCGATCGGTTAAAGCTCCAAAAATCAGCTCTCAAAAATGAATCTCATGCTTCACTGGTTTATGGAATCATTGACAGAGTCTCACAGGACAACAAAAAGGTTTTGTTATCCTGCGTTGATTTTTCTCCCTTCAAACATTTTATTGAGTGCTCCTCAGAAGTTCAAAAAAAAATCCGGCTGAATTTTCCAGATGTACCTCCATCAACTTTTTTCTTTGCAAAAAAAATAATACAAAAAACCGGTAGTTTTGATACTCATCTAACACCATTTTTTTTGGAGGATACAGATTTTTGTTTAAGTATGTATCAAAATGGTGATTTTATAAAAATTGACGAACCTATCATCCGATTTAGAATGCCATCATCTGAATTTTTGATAAAGAAAAGAAAAAAAACTTTAAATCGCTACCGAATAATAAAAAATCAAGATTATTTTTTTACAAAGGTCATAAGACTTATTCAGGAAAAAAAACTTTTGGAAGAACTTGAAGTTCAGAAAGCATTGTCAATATGGAGAGCCCGATGGCTTAAGGAAATTGGTATGTCTTTTTTGGGGGTTAAAAATGGAGTTTCTTTTGGGCGGAAGCTTCTTTTAAGTTCTTTTAAGGAAAACCCCAAAGATATTTCAGTTCTTCGTCATTTTTTTCGATCATTTAAAAGTTATGAAAAAAGATTTTTAAAATATGGGGATGTGCAACTATTAGAGGAAGAAGTTCAGAAGGAAATAGAATTCTTAATGATTGAGAATCTTTTTACAGGAACACATTCGTGTGAGTTTTGCGGATTAAACTGA
- a CDS encoding ABC transporter ATP-binding protein, translating to MVLFWKDPVYLKIRKMLHAWIHPYRSLIAGGILMAFISGGVSSGVPILLRELIDKVFAQKDTHLLFILPLSFFVLFSIKGFTGFFQAYLLKKAALFMISDVRQSLFEHLIRMPLASFGREGTGHLMSRVTNDTYILQGGVAEIIRDLLRNSFTAVGMLGALLYIDYKLTIFVLLAVPLTLIPIRKIGKKLRIVSRKTQESYGDVNQHLSETLSAIRLIKSVGSEEKEIRQFREFSQAYAKSQFRSAKYENLLSPIMESIGALGIGVAVWLGGYSVIHGHLTLGTLVGFLTAAQMLYQPIKGLANSQAGIQQSLAAAERIAEVLDRPLEEMNAVRSGWTVSRLERSLEFRNVSFRYPVSSSVTLENISLSIPSGDFVAIVGPSGSGKSTLVNLIPLFYPPTGGEILWDGKNLQDADVRSLRNAIGMVTQDVILMNQSVRENLLYGLDRPVSQTELEEATKVANAFGFISSLPDGFETRVGEKGVFLSGGERQRLALARVVLRDPTLLILDEATSALDTESEYAIQKALEVIMKNRTTIVIAHRLSTIRTARKVYVLDKGKIVEEGSHEELMKTDGGRYQKFLNLSLGLAPDSGESSLKQAE from the coding sequence ATGGTTCTTTTCTGGAAAGACCCTGTCTACTTAAAAATCCGCAAGATGCTTCATGCCTGGATTCACCCCTATCGGTCCTTGATCGCAGGGGGAATCCTCATGGCTTTTATCAGCGGAGGGGTTTCCAGCGGGGTCCCGATCCTTCTGAGAGAGCTCATTGACAAGGTCTTTGCGCAAAAAGATACACACCTCCTCTTCATTCTTCCCTTGTCTTTTTTTGTCCTTTTTTCGATCAAAGGATTTACCGGGTTTTTTCAAGCTTACTTATTGAAAAAAGCAGCTCTCTTTATGATCAGCGATGTAAGGCAATCCCTGTTTGAGCATCTGATCCGGATGCCGTTGGCGTCTTTCGGCCGAGAAGGAACCGGTCATCTGATGTCGAGAGTGACAAACGATACATATATTTTGCAGGGTGGGGTTGCAGAAATTATTCGGGATCTTCTTCGCAACTCTTTTACGGCTGTCGGCATGCTGGGAGCCCTTCTCTATATCGACTATAAACTGACGATCTTTGTCCTCTTGGCTGTTCCGCTGACACTTATTCCTATCCGGAAGATCGGAAAAAAACTCCGGATTGTCTCCCGGAAAACACAGGAAAGTTACGGAGACGTCAACCAGCATCTTTCCGAAACCTTGTCGGCCATTCGTCTGATCAAGTCCGTCGGTTCGGAAGAAAAAGAAATCCGTCAATTCCGGGAGTTTTCCCAGGCGTATGCAAAATCCCAGTTCCGGTCTGCGAAATACGAAAACCTCCTCTCTCCCATCATGGAGTCCATTGGCGCACTGGGAATCGGAGTGGCCGTCTGGCTCGGTGGCTACTCTGTGATTCATGGACACCTGACTCTGGGGACCCTGGTCGGGTTCCTGACAGCGGCCCAGATGCTCTACCAACCCATCAAGGGACTGGCAAATTCCCAGGCGGGAATTCAGCAATCCCTCGCGGCGGCGGAGAGGATCGCCGAAGTTCTTGACCGACCTCTGGAAGAAATGAACGCTGTACGTTCGGGCTGGACCGTGTCCCGACTTGAACGGTCTCTTGAATTCCGGAATGTGTCTTTTCGGTATCCTGTCTCTTCTTCGGTCACACTGGAAAACATCTCCCTGTCCATTCCTTCCGGCGACTTTGTGGCCATCGTTGGTCCGTCCGGTTCCGGGAAAAGCACGCTGGTCAATCTGATTCCGTTGTTTTATCCTCCAACGGGTGGAGAGATCCTGTGGGATGGAAAGAATCTTCAGGATGCAGATGTTCGATCGCTTCGAAATGCGATTGGCATGGTCACCCAGGATGTCATTCTCATGAACCAGTCAGTCCGGGAAAATCTCCTCTACGGACTGGATCGCCCCGTCTCGCAAACGGAACTGGAAGAAGCGACGAAGGTTGCAAATGCCTTCGGATTCATTTCTTCCCTTCCGGACGGCTTTGAAACCCGGGTCGGGGAAAAAGGCGTCTTCTTGTCAGGGGGAGAGCGTCAACGGTTGGCTTTGGCCCGGGTCGTCCTCCGGGACCCGACGCTCCTGATCCTGGATGAAGCGACCAGCGCCCTGGATACCGAATCCGAATACGCCATTCAAAAAGCCCTGGAAGTGATCATGAAAAACCGCACGACCATCGTGATTGCCCATCGATTGTCGACAATCCGGACCGCCCGAAAGGTCTATGTTCTGGACAAGGGGAAGATCGTCGAGGAAGGATCGCATGAGGAGCTGATGAAGACAGATGGCGGCCGCTACCAGAAGTTCCTGAATCTTTCCCTGGGACTTGCTCCCGATTCGGGCGAAAGCAGCCTAAAACAGGCCGAATGA
- the lpxB gene encoding lipid-A-disaccharide synthase, which produces MDGRDARENTETGGKKLLIVAGETSGDQHGAHLLSALKERDPEIAVWSVGGEKLRRAGARQIVGIEKLSVIGLLEVLKKAGVILSAFRAVLRKVDEEKIRTAVLIDFPDFNLRLAKALKKRGVRVLYYISPQVWAWRKGRIHQIRRDVDHMFVIFPFEKELYEKAGVPVTYIGHPLLDEPFPAEEPEDLQREFFPGLSPNEKRTSFVLGLLPGSRESEVSRLYPRMLEAVERLRTDFPDIRILVPQAPGLDDRLFFEHEAPFVWTKDEGHFQRIRGKFRETVKACDLVILASGTATLETALLGVPMVIVYVMNPLTYLLAKKLVRVPAIGMVNLIAGKTVMPELIQEAASPGNIEKTVREILVDPDRLPEMKNALWNVQEKVGEAGASKVLAEGVMEFLSINQKT; this is translated from the coding sequence ATGGATGGACGTGATGCTCGAGAAAACACGGAGACGGGGGGAAAAAAACTTCTGATCGTGGCCGGAGAGACTTCGGGAGACCAGCATGGAGCTCACCTTCTGTCGGCCCTGAAAGAACGGGATCCGGAGATTGCGGTCTGGTCTGTCGGCGGGGAAAAGCTTCGACGAGCCGGGGCCCGACAAATTGTTGGAATCGAAAAACTTTCTGTCATCGGACTTCTGGAAGTCTTAAAAAAAGCTGGAGTCATCCTGTCCGCTTTCCGGGCTGTCCTTCGGAAGGTGGACGAGGAAAAAATCCGGACGGCGGTCCTGATCGATTTTCCGGACTTCAACCTGCGGTTGGCAAAAGCGCTGAAAAAACGGGGTGTCCGTGTCCTGTATTACATCAGCCCGCAGGTCTGGGCCTGGCGCAAGGGCCGAATCCATCAGATTCGCCGGGATGTCGACCACATGTTCGTCATTTTTCCGTTCGAAAAGGAACTATACGAAAAGGCCGGTGTTCCTGTTACCTACATCGGACATCCTCTTCTGGATGAGCCATTTCCTGCCGAAGAACCGGAAGATCTTCAGCGGGAGTTTTTTCCGGGCCTCTCCCCGAACGAGAAAAGGACGTCTTTTGTTCTTGGTCTTCTGCCTGGAAGCCGGGAATCGGAAGTGTCAAGGCTCTATCCCCGGATGCTCGAGGCGGTGGAACGTCTTCGGACGGATTTTCCGGATATCCGTATCCTGGTTCCCCAAGCCCCGGGCCTCGACGACCGGTTATTTTTCGAACATGAAGCACCCTTTGTCTGGACAAAGGATGAGGGCCATTTTCAAAGAATCAGGGGAAAATTCCGGGAAACCGTCAAGGCCTGCGATCTGGTGATTCTGGCGTCGGGAACGGCAACGCTGGAGACCGCTCTTCTTGGGGTTCCGATGGTCATCGTTTACGTCATGAATCCGTTGACTTATCTTCTGGCAAAGAAGCTTGTGCGCGTACCGGCGATCGGCATGGTGAACCTGATCGCCGGAAAAACGGTCATGCCCGAGTTGATTCAGGAAGCGGCCTCTCCCGGGAACATTGAAAAGACTGTTCGGGAAATTCTTGTTGATCCGGATCGACTTCCTGAGATGAAAAACGCGTTATGGAACGTGCAGGAAAAAGTGGGGGAGGCGGGAGCCTCGAAGGTATTGGCAGAAGGGGTGATGGAGTTTTTATCAATCAATCAAAAAACCTGA